In Vigna unguiculata cultivar IT97K-499-35 chromosome 3, ASM411807v1, whole genome shotgun sequence, a single genomic region encodes these proteins:
- the LOC114175624 gene encoding uncharacterized protein LOC114175624 isoform X2 produces the protein MDTDEECSIVLELPESDPFFDKKKKLLQSKGFSPKERIYLRSSSKPGWMSATVQVLVQIARIIQLNELELYFAEEDVCTAKEFYSPRNELEALNSIVLLTDISLSSCTHLHTNILQGLRQTVLDLITDLGDKNSVKGVVEKDHSCDQEERLIEWGESNGVKTQLKIAYTERAGRGAIARKDLNVGDIALEIPVSIIISEELIHETQMYGVLKEIDGISSETILLLWSMKEKYNSDSKFKIYFDTLPEKFNTGLSFSIEAITVLDGTLLLEEIMQARQHLHAQYDELFPALCNTFPDIFPPELYTWEKFLWACELWYSNSMKIMYSDGKIKTCLIPIAGFLNHSLCPHVMHYGQVDSANNSLKFCLSRPCKSGEECCLSYGNFSSSHLITFYGFLPQGDNPYDVIPLDIDGADVDSNEDIPESNWTSHMVRGTWLSRDHKMFYYGLPSPLLDHLRRSRSPMLRPKTFLQENLENELGVLENLKDIFDDMIENMGEMDLDDRENCCRDEKLAMDFKNTQRRIARSVSTSCLAGMDMLKKELCKCMAEDIQG, from the exons ATGGATACTGACGAGGAGTGCTCAATTGTTCTTGAATTACCTGAAAGTGATCCTTTCTTTGACAAAAAGAAG AAATTACTACAAAGTAAGGGTTTTAGTCCCAAAGAACGGATATACCTCAGGAGTTCTTCAAAACCTGGCTGGATGAGTGCTACTGTGCAGGTGTTAGTTCAGATTGCTCGTATCATACAATTAAATGAG CTGGAACTTTATTTTGCTGAAGAGGACGTATGCACAGCAAAGGAATTTTACAGTCCCAGGAATGAGTTGGAGGCTCTCAATTCAATTGTTTTGCTCACTGACATATCACTTTCTAGTTGTACACATCTCCATACAAATATCCTGCAAGGGTTACGCCAAACAGTTCTTGATTTAATTACTGATTTGGGGGACAAAAACAGTGTGAAGGGAGTAGTTGAAAAAGACCATAGTTGTGATCAAGAAGAACGCCTGATAGAATGGGGTGAAAGCAATGGCGTAAAGACACAGTTAAAAATAGCTT ATACTGAACGAGCTGGTCGAGGTGCAATAGCAAGGAAAGATCTAAACGTTGGAGATATTGCTTTGGAAATTCCTGTGTCCATTATCATTTCTGAGGAGCTTATTCATGAAACTCAAATG TATGGTGTCTTGAAAGAAATTGACGGCATATCATCTGAGACAATATTGCTATTATGGAGTATGAAAGAAAAGTACAACAGtgattcaaaattcaaaatttattttgacaCACTCCCAGAAAAATTTAATACAG GTTTGAGTTTCAGCATTGAAGCAATTACAGTGTTAGATGGAACCTTACTGTTGGAAGAGATAATGCAAGCAAGACAG CACCTGCATGCTCAATATGATGAGTTGTTCCCTGCTCTGTGCAATACTTTTCCTGATATATTTCCACCAGAGCTGTACACATGGGAGAAATTTTTATGGGCTTGTGAACTTTGGTACTCTAATAGCATGAAGATAATGTATTCCGATGGAAAGATAAAAACATGCTTGATCCCTATTGCTGGCTTTCTCAATCATTCG CTGTGCCCGCATGTTATGCACTATGGCCAAGTGGATAGTGCAAATAATTCACTGAAATTTTGTCTATCAAGACCATGCAAATCTGGAGAAGAATGCTGCTTAAGCTACGGCAACTTCTCCAGCTCTCATTTAATTACCTTTTATGGTTTTTTACCACAAGGAGACAACCCATATGATGTTATTCCGTTAG ACATTGACGGTGCCGACGTTGATTCTAATGAGGATATACCCGAGTCCAACTGGACGAGTCACATGGTGCGTGGTACCTGGCTCTCCAGGGATCACAAGATGTTCTACTATGGTCTTCCCTCTCCATTATTGGACCATCTTCGGAGATCTCGAAGTCCAATGCTGCGACCAAAAACCTTT TTGCAAGAAAACTTGGAAAATGAGCTTGGAGTTCTTGAAAATCTCAAAGATATCTTCGATGACATGATCGAAAATATGGGCGAAATGGATCTTGATGACAG AGAAAACTGCTGTCGGGATGAAAAATTGGCTatggattttaaaaatacacAAAGACGAATTGCCCGTTCTGTTTCAACCTCGTGTCTTGCTGGTATGGATATGTTAAAGAAAGAACTATGCAAGTGCATGGCTGAGGACATCCAAGGCTAA
- the LOC114178403 gene encoding uncharacterized protein LOC114178403 isoform X2, translating into MLKQLEEFEKAVRLSYRHQGDDNSNTRHRQFISAIESQITQVEEALRESFIEQGKQPLRWVNLDEEERDDLAAFLSGTCQTTKSTDDESMEATTSKISSLQQKQVKKEDKIVDINTFCNRDLSASEKSSKDVVSANKDANYVIEIKADAVSRSNDEIVSQTDRTSTRKTWNPPNYGALKVVIADEDEPRDKTPRTVDATPKEKGFKSLCWKQKFEEYPQAMRVVRIFNQRFGRIGICQSQRQFQRPFHSRYGCSVQVTLVLMLTIFLFVPFVLYSS; encoded by the exons ATGCTGAAACAGTTAGAGGAGTTTGAGAAAGCTGTCAGGCTAAGCTACCGACATCAGGGTGATGACAATTCAAACACTAGGCATAGGCAGTTTATTTCTGCCATTGAAAGCCAAATTACCCAAGTTGAAGAAGCACTAAGAGAATCTTTTATTGAGCAAGGTAAGCAACCCCTTCGGTGGGTAAATCTGGATGAAGAAGAGCGAGATGATCTGGCTGCGTTTCTATCCGGAACTTGTCAGACCACAAAAAGCACTGATGATGAATCCATGGAGGCTACCACCTCGAAGATAAGCTCACTTCAGCAGAAACaagtaaaaaaagaagataaaattgtaGATATAAACACTTTCTGCAACCGGGATTTATCTGCTAGCGAAAAGTCTTCTAAGGATGTCGTTTCTGCCAACAAGGATGCAAATTATGTGATTGAAATAAAAGCAGATGCTGTTTCCAGAAGTAATGATGAGATAGTTTCTCAAACAGATAGAACAAGTACAAGAAAGACGTGGAATCCACCTAATTACGGTGCTCTAAAAGTTGTAATTGCTGACGAAGATGAGCCAAGAGATAAAACTCCACGAACTGTTGATGCCACCCCAAAAGAAAAAGGATTCAAAAGTCTATGTTGGAAACAAAAGTTTGAAGAATATCCTCAGGCCATGCGAGTAGTTCGTATATTCAATCAG CGTTTTGGACGCATTGGTATCTGCCAGAGCCAGAGACAGTTTCAAAGGCCGTTCCACTCACGATATGGGTGTTCTGTTCAAGTTACACTTGTTCTAATGCTGACCATCTTTCTCTTTG TTCCCTTTGTACTATATTCATCATGA
- the LOC114178402 gene encoding uncharacterized protein LOC114178402, whose amino-acid sequence MSCLALSLQPANGSDILLQTREWFPPARALVALSAFRQTRRALAANKHSTPDDAYAAESIGDDPLAASSGQVIVGVESRYRVVYRLVNGIYVLGITVADHDNSVNVFECIHIVNQAVSVVVTACRGVDVTPEKLSRKYAEIYMALDIVLRGVSNIRFAAMLATMHGESIAKMVHSAIDTENKIRGADTWLAAEVHSLEHQACIDALSTVSFELPPETLEAGEEVAASLAPAQPETQEEPQQKPEEPQVEDPFAASDAINKPQELVDGFKKTKDPATDLTSALEGLDVTTLPPPEATQSTQINVEGFEGNYGGVEFGHEQASIGEAFEGFNDAWGGGLDPSEFVGTTKPPKPQGLGGVELLQTGPDAAPKAAAESGSGTPLENLLVKKTEMKGPEMYISEVISAEFRESLLARVGLMGVVYLRTLPPKTAGDKETEFSFRIDGTSAVKRFVIQSSRVSSLGNGLFHVRTAASEEPIPIIKYSLVPRLTPLPLRVRLTKRHTGSLLSVMIQYASNPDLLVPLHDVTFTLKIPIDPTLLKVSPKAVLNRTEREIKWHVPEIPLKGSPGRLRVRMPVDSSEDDEEIEVVGYVKFSEQVTQSLSGVSIRPASEGKTDFYEVSDRLESGVYMCD is encoded by the coding sequence ATGTCTTGTCTAGCGCTTTCCTTGCAACCCGCCAATGGATCCGACATACTTCTACAGACGCGCGAGTGGTTCCCTCCCGCACGCGCCCTCGTCGCCCTCTCCGCGTTTCGCCAAACTCGCCGCGCCCTCGCGGCCAATAAGCACTCCACGCCGGACGACGCCTACGCAGCGGAATCAATCGGCGACGACCCCCTCGCGGCGTCGAGCGGCCAGGTCATCGTCGGGGTGGAGAGCCGTTACCGCGTGGTGTACCGCCTCGTGAATGGCATCTATGTGCTCGGGATAACCGTCGCGGACCATGACAACTCCGTCAACGTGTTCGAGTGCATCCACATCGTCAACCAGGCCGTCAGTGTTGTCGTGACGGCTTGCCGCGGCGTCGATGTCACGCCGGAGAAGCTCAGCCGCAAGTACGCCGAGATCTACATGGCCCTTGACATCGTCCTCCGCGGCGTCAGCAACATCCGTTTCGCCGCCATGCTTGCCACCATGCACGGCGAGAGCATCGCCAAGATGGTGCACTCCGCCATCGATACCGAAAACAAGATCCGCGGCGCCGACACGTGGCTCGCGGCGGAGGTGCATTCGCTCGAGCACCAGGCCTGCATCGACGCCTTATCCACCGTCTCCTTCGAGTTGCCGCCGGAGACGCTAGAGGCCGGCGAAGAGGTCGCCGCCAGCCTTGCCCCCGCCCAGCCGGAAACGCAGGAGGAGCCGCAGCAGAAGCCAGAAGAGCCTCAGGTGGAGGACCCTTTTGCAGCTAGTGATGCTATTAACAAGCCGCAGGAACTTGTTGATGGTTTCAAGAAAACAAAGGACCCTGCTACCGATTTAACCTCGGCTTTGGAAGGGCTTGATGTCACCACATTGCCTCCTCCCGAGGCTACCCAATCCACGCAGATAAATGTGGAGGGTTTTGAAGGGAACTACGGTGGAGTTGAGTTTGGGCATGAGCAAGCTTCTATTGGAGAAGCTTTTGAAGGTTTCAACGATGCTTGGGGTGGTGGACTGGACCCTTCCGAGTTTGTGGGCACAACCAAACCTCCCAAACCGCAAGGTCTTGGTGGGGTTGAATTGTTGCAAACTGGGCCTGATGCTGCTCCTAAAGCAGCTGCTGAAAGTGGTTCTGGAACTCCACTTGAAAATTTGTTGGTGAAGAAAACTGAGATGAAGGGTCCTGAGATGTATATCTCTGAGGTGATTAGTGCAGAGTTCAGGGAATCGTTGCTAGCAAGAGTGGGGTTGATGGGTGTTGTTTACCTCAGAACTTTACCACCCAAAACTGCTGGTGATAAGGAAACTGAATTCTCATTCCGAATTGACGGAACCAGTGCTGTTAAGAGATTTGTTATTCAGAGTTCGCGTGTTAGTAGTCTTGGTAATGGGTTGTTTCATGTGAGGACTGCGGCCTCTGAGGAGCCAATACCAATTATTAAGTATAGCTTGGTTCCTAGGTTGACGCCTTTGCCTTTGAGGGTTCGACTTACGAAACGGCATACTGGGAGTTTGCTTTCTGTCATGATACAATATGCTTCAAACCCTGATTTGTTAGTCCCCTTGCATGATGTTACTTTCACTCTTAAAATACCCATTGATCCTACTCTGTTGAAGGTTTCTCCAAAAGCTGTGTTAAATAGGACTgaaagagaaattaaatggcATGTGCCAGAGATTCCGTTGAAGGGCTCTCCTGGCAGGTTGAGAGTTCGGATGCCGGTAGATTCCAGTGAAGATGATGAGGAAATTGAGGTTGTTGGTTATGTGAAATTTTCAGAACAAGTAACCCAGTCATTGTCTGGAGTTTCTATACGGCCGGCTTCGGAGGGTAAGACAGACTTCTACGAGGTTAGTGACAGACTTGAGAGTGGGGTATACATGTGCGATTGA
- the LOC114178403 gene encoding uncharacterized protein LOC114178403 isoform X1 translates to MLVANSFDLWRKDAFFSAAEEVQESADVMESAYRAWLRVKRERSTPAELNELCRELQTALGTAKWQLEEFEKAVRLSYRHQGDDNSNTRHRQFISAIESQITQVEEALRESFIEQGKQPLRWVNLDEEERDDLAAFLSGTCQTTKSTDDESMEATTSKISSLQQKQVKKEDKIVDINTFCNRDLSASEKSSKDVVSANKDANYVIEIKADAVSRSNDEIVSQTDRTSTRKTWNPPNYGALKVVIADEDEPRDKTPRTVDATPKEKGFKSLCWKQKFEEYPQAMRVVRIFNQRFGRIGICQSQRQFQRPFHSRYGCSVQVTLVLMLTIFLFVPFVLYSS, encoded by the exons ATGTTGGTAGCTAATAGCTTTGATCTATGGCGAAAGGACGCTTTTTTCTCTGCGGCGGAAGAGGTGCAGGAATCGGCTGATGT AATGGAATCTGCTTACAGGGCATGGTTGAGAGTAAAGAGAGAAAGGTCAACTCCTGCGGAATTAAATGAACTATGCAGAGAGCTACAAACTGCTTTAGGTACTGCAAAATGGCAG TTAGAGGAGTTTGAGAAAGCTGTCAGGCTAAGCTACCGACATCAGGGTGATGACAATTCAAACACTAGGCATAGGCAGTTTATTTCTGCCATTGAAAGCCAAATTACCCAAGTTGAAGAAGCACTAAGAGAATCTTTTATTGAGCAAGGTAAGCAACCCCTTCGGTGGGTAAATCTGGATGAAGAAGAGCGAGATGATCTGGCTGCGTTTCTATCCGGAACTTGTCAGACCACAAAAAGCACTGATGATGAATCCATGGAGGCTACCACCTCGAAGATAAGCTCACTTCAGCAGAAACaagtaaaaaaagaagataaaattgtaGATATAAACACTTTCTGCAACCGGGATTTATCTGCTAGCGAAAAGTCTTCTAAGGATGTCGTTTCTGCCAACAAGGATGCAAATTATGTGATTGAAATAAAAGCAGATGCTGTTTCCAGAAGTAATGATGAGATAGTTTCTCAAACAGATAGAACAAGTACAAGAAAGACGTGGAATCCACCTAATTACGGTGCTCTAAAAGTTGTAATTGCTGACGAAGATGAGCCAAGAGATAAAACTCCACGAACTGTTGATGCCACCCCAAAAGAAAAAGGATTCAAAAGTCTATGTTGGAAACAAAAGTTTGAAGAATATCCTCAGGCCATGCGAGTAGTTCGTATATTCAATCAG CGTTTTGGACGCATTGGTATCTGCCAGAGCCAGAGACAGTTTCAAAGGCCGTTCCACTCACGATATGGGTGTTCTGTTCAAGTTACACTTGTTCTAATGCTGACCATCTTTCTCTTTG TTCCCTTTGTACTATATTCATCATGA
- the LOC114175624 gene encoding uncharacterized protein LOC114175624 isoform X1, whose product MDTDEECSIVLELPESDPFFDKKKKLLQSKGFSPKERIYLRSSSKPGWMSATVQVLVQIARIIQLNELELYFAEEDVCTAKEFYSPRNELEALNSIVLLTDISLSSCTHLHTNILQGLRQTVLDLITDLGDKNSVKGVVEKDHSCDQEERLIEWGESNGVKTQLKIACKFQCAFLSFCSNITFPFNIYNTNFFPPKIYTDTERAGRGAIARKDLNVGDIALEIPVSIIISEELIHETQMYGVLKEIDGISSETILLLWSMKEKYNSDSKFKIYFDTLPEKFNTGLSFSIEAITVLDGTLLLEEIMQARQHLHAQYDELFPALCNTFPDIFPPELYTWEKFLWACELWYSNSMKIMYSDGKIKTCLIPIAGFLNHSLCPHVMHYGQVDSANNSLKFCLSRPCKSGEECCLSYGNFSSSHLITFYGFLPQGDNPYDVIPLDIDGADVDSNEDIPESNWTSHMVRGTWLSRDHKMFYYGLPSPLLDHLRRSRSPMLRPKTFLQENLENELGVLENLKDIFDDMIENMGEMDLDDRENCCRDEKLAMDFKNTQRRIARSVSTSCLAGMDMLKKELCKCMAEDIQG is encoded by the exons ATGGATACTGACGAGGAGTGCTCAATTGTTCTTGAATTACCTGAAAGTGATCCTTTCTTTGACAAAAAGAAG AAATTACTACAAAGTAAGGGTTTTAGTCCCAAAGAACGGATATACCTCAGGAGTTCTTCAAAACCTGGCTGGATGAGTGCTACTGTGCAGGTGTTAGTTCAGATTGCTCGTATCATACAATTAAATGAG CTGGAACTTTATTTTGCTGAAGAGGACGTATGCACAGCAAAGGAATTTTACAGTCCCAGGAATGAGTTGGAGGCTCTCAATTCAATTGTTTTGCTCACTGACATATCACTTTCTAGTTGTACACATCTCCATACAAATATCCTGCAAGGGTTACGCCAAACAGTTCTTGATTTAATTACTGATTTGGGGGACAAAAACAGTGTGAAGGGAGTAGTTGAAAAAGACCATAGTTGTGATCAAGAAGAACGCCTGATAGAATGGGGTGAAAGCAATGGCGTAAAGACACAGTTAAAAATAGCTTGTAAGTTTCAGTGTGcctttctttccttttgttCAAATATTACCTTTCCTTTTAACATCTATAATACAAATTTCTTCCCCCCTAAAATCTACACAGATACTGAACGAGCTGGTCGAGGTGCAATAGCAAGGAAAGATCTAAACGTTGGAGATATTGCTTTGGAAATTCCTGTGTCCATTATCATTTCTGAGGAGCTTATTCATGAAACTCAAATG TATGGTGTCTTGAAAGAAATTGACGGCATATCATCTGAGACAATATTGCTATTATGGAGTATGAAAGAAAAGTACAACAGtgattcaaaattcaaaatttattttgacaCACTCCCAGAAAAATTTAATACAG GTTTGAGTTTCAGCATTGAAGCAATTACAGTGTTAGATGGAACCTTACTGTTGGAAGAGATAATGCAAGCAAGACAG CACCTGCATGCTCAATATGATGAGTTGTTCCCTGCTCTGTGCAATACTTTTCCTGATATATTTCCACCAGAGCTGTACACATGGGAGAAATTTTTATGGGCTTGTGAACTTTGGTACTCTAATAGCATGAAGATAATGTATTCCGATGGAAAGATAAAAACATGCTTGATCCCTATTGCTGGCTTTCTCAATCATTCG CTGTGCCCGCATGTTATGCACTATGGCCAAGTGGATAGTGCAAATAATTCACTGAAATTTTGTCTATCAAGACCATGCAAATCTGGAGAAGAATGCTGCTTAAGCTACGGCAACTTCTCCAGCTCTCATTTAATTACCTTTTATGGTTTTTTACCACAAGGAGACAACCCATATGATGTTATTCCGTTAG ACATTGACGGTGCCGACGTTGATTCTAATGAGGATATACCCGAGTCCAACTGGACGAGTCACATGGTGCGTGGTACCTGGCTCTCCAGGGATCACAAGATGTTCTACTATGGTCTTCCCTCTCCATTATTGGACCATCTTCGGAGATCTCGAAGTCCAATGCTGCGACCAAAAACCTTT TTGCAAGAAAACTTGGAAAATGAGCTTGGAGTTCTTGAAAATCTCAAAGATATCTTCGATGACATGATCGAAAATATGGGCGAAATGGATCTTGATGACAG AGAAAACTGCTGTCGGGATGAAAAATTGGCTatggattttaaaaatacacAAAGACGAATTGCCCGTTCTGTTTCAACCTCGTGTCTTGCTGGTATGGATATGTTAAAGAAAGAACTATGCAAGTGCATGGCTGAGGACATCCAAGGCTAA
- the LOC114175551 gene encoding uncharacterized protein LOC114175551: MEEEQTHIMKDAQYMESPEEDEEEEQEEALSLCDLPLNPDSRTPSFDETSLKKILRPSSLHDNAGEIFNGFSSSSSSDMCPADDIIFCGKLLPLKNLIVEEDKSPARRRRSESLSSVTRSNSVSTCTGSRRLMMRNSKSLDYNRLRESSNPEVDRNSSARSGTLQEAASKKTTKPRWYSLMFGTMKVPAEMELSDMKNRQVRRNASSTMFLAAEKMGGNRSTGKVSWRILKALSCKDHSSVAVTTSFPLPQAS; this comes from the coding sequence ATGGAAGAAGAGCAAACGCACATAATGAAAGACGCCCAATACATGGAATCTCCGgaagaagacgaagaagaagagCAAGAGGAGGCACTCTCGCTCTGCGACCTTCCACTTAACCCCGATTCCAGAACTCCAAGCTTCGACGAAACCTCGCTTAAGAAAATACTCCGACCCTCGTCGTTACACGATAACGCCGGCGAGATTTTCAACGGcttcagcagcagcagcagctcCGACATGTGCCCCGCCGATGACATCATTTTCTGCGGCAAACTCCTTCCGCTCAAAAACCTCATCGTCGAAGAGGATAAATCGCCCGCGCGCCGTCGTCGATCGGAGTCTCTCTCCTCCGTGACGCGATCGAACAGTGTCAGCACGTGCACCGGCTCTCGCCGCCTCATGATGAGGAACAGCAAGAGTTTGGATTACAATAGGCTGCGAGAGTCCTCCAATCCGGAGGTTGACCGGAATTCCTCCGCCAGGAGCGGCACACTGCAGGAGGCTGCGTCGAAGAAGACGACGAAGCCGCGCTGGTACTCTCTGATGTTCGGGACGATGAAGGTGCCGGCTGAGATGGAGCTGAGCGACATGAAGAATCGGCAGGTTCGGCGGAACGCATCGAGCACGATGTTTCTTGCGGCGGAGAAGATGGGCGGGAATCGTAGCACCGGGAAGGTGTCGTGGAGAATACTGAAGGCACTGAGTTGCAAAGATCACAGCAGCGTTGCGGTGACGACGTCGTTTCCATTGCCCCAAGCGTCGTAG